In one Pseudomonas sp. 31-12 genomic region, the following are encoded:
- a CDS encoding GNAT family N-acetyltransferase codes for MITALAFSTIEAIDRSAWNDCFPGELEDWDYYRAVEQAGIADFQWRYLALYEDEVLVAAAVAFTTAYSLDTTVQGSGKRVTEQLRRWWPGLLDVHLYAVGSPVAEQCHVGTTRQIDPARRPALLEQLLILARNDADQAGIGLLAVKDASHRDPQWLQVCQAAGLQSMPGLPSAELPIRFGSVDAYLGTLGKSTRKDLRRTLRGHGPRIEWRRSVEDLLPRMMALYEATLSRSDLTFERLPPAYFRQVLEHLDERAACVLYWVGEELVAFNLVLLDEQRLVDKFFAHDLAKTRDHNLYVRSWLANVDYCIEHGIPIYACGQAGYASKLRLGCSFSGNTVFFRHRNRVLDGLLRLVKMFIRPDRSDSAMAAAISEAQ; via the coding sequence GTGATCACTGCCCTTGCCTTTTCAACCATCGAAGCCATCGACCGCAGTGCCTGGAATGACTGTTTCCCCGGTGAACTGGAGGACTGGGATTATTACCGGGCCGTTGAACAGGCGGGCATTGCGGATTTCCAGTGGCGTTATCTGGCGCTGTACGAAGACGAGGTGTTGGTCGCAGCGGCGGTGGCGTTCACCACCGCGTATTCGCTGGACACCACGGTTCAAGGTTCGGGCAAACGCGTCACCGAACAGTTGCGCCGCTGGTGGCCGGGGCTGTTGGACGTGCACCTGTACGCCGTCGGTTCGCCGGTGGCCGAGCAATGCCATGTCGGGACCACACGCCAGATCGACCCCGCCCGGCGTCCGGCCTTGCTTGAGCAATTGTTAATCCTGGCGCGCAACGACGCCGATCAAGCCGGCATCGGTCTGCTGGCGGTCAAGGACGCGTCCCACCGGGATCCGCAGTGGTTGCAGGTGTGCCAGGCAGCCGGTCTGCAAAGCATGCCAGGCCTGCCCAGCGCCGAACTGCCGATCCGTTTTGGCTCGGTGGACGCGTACCTCGGCACGCTCGGCAAATCCACTCGCAAAGACCTGCGCCGCACGTTGCGCGGGCATGGTCCGCGCATCGAATGGCGGCGCTCAGTCGAAGACCTGCTCCCGCGAATGATGGCGCTGTACGAAGCCACCCTTTCACGCAGCGACCTGACCTTCGAACGCCTGCCGCCGGCCTACTTCCGCCAGGTCCTCGAACACCTCGATGAGCGCGCCGCGTGCGTGCTCTATTGGGTCGGCGAAGAGCTGGTAGCGTTCAACCTGGTGTTGCTCGACGAGCAACGCCTGGTCGATAAATTCTTCGCCCACGACCTGGCGAAAACCCGCGATCACAACCTGTACGTGCGCAGCTGGCTGGCCAATGTCGACTACTGTATTGAACACGGCATCCCGATCTACGCGTGCGGTCAGGCCGGCTATGCCAGTAAGCTGCGCCTGGGTTGCTCGTTTAGCGGCAACACCGTGTTTTTCCGCCACCGCAACCGAGTGCTCGACGGTTTGTTGCGACTGGTGAAAATGTTCATTCGACCGGACCGTTCCGATTCCGCCATGGCTGCTGCGATAAGCGAAGCACAATGA